The nucleotide sequence ATCATATAAAAGGACTCGGCGTGCTTGCTCGTAAATTCAAACTTCCAATCTACGCGAACAAAAATACGTGGAATGCCATGAACGGCTTAATTGGTGAAGTGGCAACAGAGCAAAAATTTGAGTTTGAGATGGAAAGCGTGAAAACGTTCAACGACCTTGACGTAGAGTCGTTTGGCGTATCACATGATGCAGCTGAGCCAATGTTCTATGTATTTCATCATAACGGCAGAAAGCTGGCTCTTATGACAGATACAGGCTATGTGAGTGACCGGATGAAAGGGATTATCCGTGACAGCCACTCTCTTGTAATCGAATCGAATCACGATATCAATATGCTCATGATGGGAAGATATCCTTGGAATATTAAACGACGTATTCTAGGGGATCATGGTCATATTTCTAATGAGGATTGCGGACATGCTTTGGCAGATGTTATTGGAGATGGCACGAAGCATATTTATCTTGCTCATCTAAGTAAAGATAACAACATGAAAGATATTGCTCGCTTAGCGGTCGAACAGACGTTAAAAACGTATGATATCACGGCTGGTGAACAAATCATTCTGCACGATACAGATGCAAGTCAGCCAACAAAGCTGGCCTTGGTTTAAATACTTACTTGTTTAAAGTAAACCGTTTCCGGAAATAACAATAAGTGTGGGAAATTATGAAAAATAACCCAAAATGTCCATATTTTCAGGACTAATTGCTTATACTAGGTTATGAATTCGTACACTTCATTGTTGAAAGGAACGGTGATGAGTAAAATGGGATATTATGATGACGATTATGAATCCTCATCTCGACAAAAAGGAAACCGCGGAGGAAAGTTTCTACCAGCTTTGCTAGGAGCGATTCTGGGTGGTTTGCTTGTATTATTTACAGTGCCTGCATTAGGAGGAGCTGGGCTTTTGCCGGATAATCTGTATCCTCCAAATGAAGAGGAAAACGGGCTAGGCACTGACGAAAAGGCAGTAGAGAAAAACGTGGATGTTGATCTTACGACAAATGTAACAGATGCCGTAGACAAAGCTTCTGATGCAGTAGTCGAGGTTGTAAACATTCAACAGACTGATTTCTGGAGCCAACAGCCAGCGGGTACAGGATCAGGGGTTATTTATAAAAAAGAAGGCAACAAAGCGTATGTCGTAACAAACCATCACGTTGTTGAAGATGCAAATCAGATTGAGATTACACTAAGCAACGGTGCGAAGCTTAAAGGGACATTGCGCGGTTCAGATCCTCTGATGGATTTGGCTGTAGTTGAAATTGATAGCAGCAAGGTGGACAGTATCGCTGAATTTGGGGTATCTGGTGACCTGAAGCGAGGCGAGCCTGCAATTGCGATCGGAAACCCGTTAGGGAACTTCCCTGGCTCAGTCACACAAGGTGTCGTTTCAAGTGCAGACCGCTCGATTCCAATTGATCTTGATCAAGACGGCAATCCTGATTGGCAAGCTGAGGTCATTCAGACGGATGCAGCCATCAACCCAGGGAACAGTGGCGGAGCGTTAATCAATATTGCCGGTCAGGTTATCGGCATTAACTCTTCTAAGATTGCTCAGAATGAAGTAGAAGGAATCGGATTCGCTATTCCTTCAGATGTTGCAAAACCCATTATCGAGGACCTTGAGAAATATGGTGAGACGCGCAGACCGTTCTTAGGGGTTAATATTATTCCTCTTTCTCAAGTAAACACGTATCAGCGTGAACAAACGCTTAAGATTCCAAACAGCGTTCAAGAAGGTGTTGTTGTTATGGAAATCACTCCTGCATCTCCAGCGGCTCGAGCAGGCATGAAGGAAATGGATGTTATTACGGAGATGGACGGAGAGAAGATTAAGGATCCGGTCGCTCTGCGTAAGTTCCTTTACACGAAAGCAAAGATCGGTGATGAAGTTGATGTGACGTTCTATCGTGATGGTAAGAAGCAGACTGTCAAAGTAGAACTAAGCGGTGGAAGACAAACGCAATAAATGATGTAAAACAGGGGGGCTTATGGTCTCCTTGTTTTTTTGTTTTGTGTGGCTTCGATGTTCTTGAGAGTGGTTGATTTCCGTTCCAGGTGCTCGCTTTCCGCGGGGCAGGCGGTGAGCCACATTCGTACGTTTCACGTATAAGTGTCTCACCTGCCCGCCTGTCCCGCAGGAGTCTCACACCTTGCACTGCAATCAACTTGGCGAAGGAGAGAATAAATAAAAAGATCTTAATGCTACATTCTGATAGAGAAGACCTTTTAGTTTTACCACTTTGGTGCTTTGTACTGAATTAGATTTACTGTGCTGTGCTTCGTATCTCTGATGTACAGGATGCGTCTGCGTGTTCATCAACTGTGAAGCGGTTTACGTGTAGTTGCATTTCACATACGTTTGAAAAGAAGGATTTAAATCATCTTGAAAGCTACAAATTGTAGAATACTGTTTTTATTTGCCTCCACATGTGGACAACTTAAATGAAGAAGATTGTTTACACACAGACGTATATTCGATAGTGTAAGAAGAAGCATTGTGGATAAGTAAGGAGTGAAGATTTTGATAATTATTTGCTGTAAAGAGCATGCAGAGCTTGCGATTGACATCATTGTGGATGAATTTGAAACACCACCAGTTGTAGAGTTACTAACAGAAAACGGTGAGTTATCAACAGGTTGTGAATACTGCAACAATGACGGTGTATATAAAGTATCGAACATATGAACGCCTACAATATATGGCCTCAAATGTGCATATGTGGATAAGTTCTGGGGATAACTTATTTGAAAGGAAGTTTTCAACACGTGAATATATCAATCGTATCGGTAGGAAAGTTAAAAGAAAAATACTTGAAGTTAGGTATAGATGAATACTTAAAAAGACTAGGTCCATATGCCAAGGTTGAAATCATAGAGGTTCCAGATGAAAAAGCGCCTGAAACTCTAAGTGATCAAGAGATGATTATGGTTAAGAACGCGGAAGGTGAAAGAATCTTAGCAAAGATCGGGCAAGATGTGCATGTGATTGCAATGGCTATTGAAGGAAAGGCTGTTTCATCGGAAGACTTGGCTAAGAATCTGGATCAGCTTGCGACTTATGGGAAAAGCAAAGTGGCATTTGTAATAGGCGGTTCGTTGGGCTTAAGTGACGCTGTTATGAAGCGGGCTAATGAGAAGATTTCATTTGGAAAGATTACTTATCCGCATCAGTTGATGAAACTCGTTCTTGTTGAGCAGATTTATCGGGCTTTTCGGATTAATCGTGGTGAACCGTATCATAAATAGATACGGTTTTTTATTATATAACTTATAAAAACTACATATAGAATTTATTGTGTCTTGAAATTCATAGTGTGTTTTATTTAATTAGTAGTACCCCATGTATGTGCAGCTGGTAAAGTTGCACATTTTTTTTAATTTAAAAATAAAACCAAGTCGAATTTTAAAAGCAATATAGTGATTTTCACCTAATTTTTATTGTAGTTTTTGGCGAAATTTTTTGTATCAAGTCATTCTTTGTAGAAATGAGTATTTGGTAGGAGTTGAAAATTAATTAATCTGACGAAAATAGTCGGAAATTTCAGCCTGATAAATAGAGGAGATTACCAAAAAATATTTAAATTCAGTATAGTTGTTTTCTCTAAGGGGGGTGTCTTTTTACATAGTCAGTAAGTTTTAGAGGTTAAAAAATATTAAATAGGTATTATGAGAGGGGATGTATCATGGGCATAAAAAGAACATATTCAAGAGTTGTTTTTAGTTTCCTGGCATTTGTATTAGTTTTTTCGGTCTTTAGTTTTAGTGCCGCTGCAAATGGAGTTAATCAATCACAAACCCAAGTAAGAGAGTTGGCTTTAGCTCCGATTTTTGGAGATATGGAACTTTCCTCGAGCAGGCCGACTTCTGTCATTGTTGAGTTAAAAGCAGAGTCTATTGTTGAAGCAAAACATAAAGGAAAGAAACAAACAAAGGCCGGCTTGAAAGCGGAAAGAGGGAAAGTTATTGGCGCTTTGAAAAAAGCTGTGACAAATGCAGATGTAAAAAGAGAATATGACTATGTGTTCTCAGGATTCTCAGTTAAACTGCCTGGCAATGAAATTGTGAAACTATTAGCTATTCCAGGAGTAAAAGCTGTATATCCAAACGTTTATTATACGGCTGATGTGATCTCTTCTAAAGAAATCACTGCAGAAGAATTTAGTCCTGCTATGATGGATAGCGCTCCGTTTATCGGGTCTAATGATGCGTGGAAAGCGGGTGTTACTGGAAAAGGTGTGACAGTAGCAGTCATTGACACAGGTGTTGATTATACACACCCAGATCTGGATCAAGCGTTCGGTGAATATAAAGGTTATGACTTTGTAAACAACGATAACGATCCACAAGAAGGCCCAGGTCAATACCACGGGACACACGTTTCTGGTACAGTAGCGGCGAATGGTGCTATCAAAGGGGTTGCACCAGATGCTAAATTATTAGGTTACCGTGTATTAGGCCCGAACGGCGGTACGACAGAAGATGTTGTGGCCGGTGTTGAATTAGCCGTGCAAGACGGTGCTGACGTTATGAATCTATCGCTAGGGAACTCGTTGAACAACCCTGACTGGGCGACTTCTATTGCACTGGACTGGGCGATGGCAGAAGGGGTAGTGGCTGTAACTTCTAACGGAAATTCTGGTCCGAATAACTGGACAGTAGGATCTCCAGGGACTTCTCGTGATGCGATCTCTGTTGGGGCTACTCAATTACCGTATAATGTATTCACTGCAAAAACAACATCATCTGATGGTGTTTCTTATGCCTCTTCAGCTGTACAAGGGCATCCTTCAGAGGCAGACTTGCTTGCCTTAAACGATCAAGATTTTGAACTGGTAGACGTAGGTTTTGGTACACCTGCTGATTTTGCAGGCAAAGATTTAACAGGTAAGATAGCATTAATCAGCCGTGGAGCCGGAATTCCATTTGTTGATAAAGCAATAGAAGCGAAAAAAGCCGGTGCAGAAGGTGCGGTTCTTTATAATAATCAAGCTGGGAGCATGCCTTTAATCCCAGGAATGGCTGTTCCAACGATAATGTTGAACCAAGCTGATGGACAGGCACTCCTTGCAAAAGTGGATGATGTTACAGTGAGTTTTGAAATTGAATTTGCTAGTGCTGTAGGAGAAACAATGGCTGACTTCTCTTCCCGTGGACCAGTGACACATACTTGGATGATCAAGCCGGATGTTTCTGCACCTGGAGTGAATATCGTTAGTACATTCCCTGGAAATAGTTATGCAGCGTTACAAGGAACAAGTATGGCTTCACCTCATGTTGCTGGTGCTGCAGCATTATTATTACAGAAGCACCCTCACTGGGGAACGGATGATATAAAAGCTGCATTAATGAACACTGCAGAAGATATGATTAATCCAGCAACAGGTGAAGTGTACCCGCATAATACGCAAGGAGCAGGAAGCATCCGTGTTGTTGATGCATTGAATACTAAGACTCTTGTAGCTCCTGGCAGCCACTCTTTCGGGAAATTTGTAAAAGACAGTGGCAAACAAACTGAAAGACAAAGCTTTGAAATTAAAAATCTTTCAGATAAAACGAAGACATATAGCTTTAAAGTAGAATTTGCAGATAATCCAGACGGAATTAAAGTAATGACAAGCAATAACCTGAAGGTGAACGCAAATAAGTCTCAACAGGTGAACTTCAATGTTCAAGTTGATACGTCTAAATTAAAGCCAGGTTATTATGAAGGAACAATTAAAGTAAGTGACGGTAATCAAACTATTGATGTTCCGACGATTCTTTTTGTTGGTGAGCCTGATTATCCACGTGTAACTGGTGCATTTATGGAAAAAGAAGCAGAAGGTTCATACTATGTTGGTTCTTATTTACCTGGCGGGGCCGAGGTATTAAGGTATGATGTTTATATGCTAGGGCCAAATAATTCAATTGGTGGGTTTGTGGATACAATCGGTTTATTTACAAATGCTCAAGCTCCGTATCATGAATTTTCATGGGATGGTACCGTGCAAAAGGGAACAACCTTACCTAATGGGGATTGGGTATTAGGAGTATATGTAGAAAAAGCTGGTGTTAAAGAGTATAAAGCTTATTTAGTAACAAAAAATTAATAACTAAAATAGGAATTCCAGCCAAGCAGTTGCTAGCTGGAATTCTTTTTTATAATCAACTAATCTATAACCAACAACAATCTTTAAGACTGTTAAATGGTGTTTTAAAGGCTAGCCCAGTATCAAACATTTGACAAAACCCCAACTCCGTAATAGTATTAAAAACTATATTCAGAACTACTAAAAATATATAGATAGCAAGCTATGATTGCTGTGGGTCGTACTACAGCAGGAGCAGCTTCTGGAGAGACCGCTTGGTAAGCGGCGCCGAAGGGTTCACCATCTCAGGCAAAAGGACAGAAGAGTATTGAAGTTTGACTTTGTTGTGCCTGTAATTTATAGCGCAGTAATGCTTTTTTAATATTCTAATGTACAAGAGATTGGAGATTCTTCCAGTCTCTTTTTTACGTTTTATTTTCATCTTAGAAGGAGGATTCATACGTGTCACAGCATGAGTTAAAGAGAGATTTAGCCAACCGTCATGTGCAGCTGATTGCCATTGGCGGAACGATTGGTACGGGATTATTTTTAGGTTCAGGTAAAGCAATTGAGCTTGCCGGGCCGTCTGTTATATTTGCTTATTTGATCGTTGGGATCGCCTTGTTTTTTATGATGAGGGCGCTAGGGGAGTTGTTGCTTTCTAAGGAAGGGTATGAGTCGTTTACCGATATTGCGGAGGACTATCTTGGACCACGGGCTGCGTTTATCACAGGATGGACGTATTGGTTCTGCTGGATCATGACAGCAATGGCTGATGTGATTGCGGTCGGTGTCTATGTGCAATATTGGTTTGACATACCACAGTGGGTTCCGGCGATTGTCTGTTTGTTGCTTTTACTTGGGCTTAACCTTTTAACGGTTAAGCTTTTCGGGGAATTGGAGTTTTGGTTTGCTTTGATCAAGGTGGTTACCATTCTCGCATTGATTGTAATAGGGGTTGTTTTGCTCGTGATTGGTTACCAAACCGATGCGGGAGCTGTTTCAATGAACAATCTGTGGGAGCATGGAGGTCTATTTCCAAATGGAATGACTGGATTTTTACTTTCGTTTCAGATGGTTGTGTTTGCGTTTGTTGGAGTGGAATTGGTCGGTGTGGCGGCGGCGGAAACGTCTAATCCCAGAAAAAATATTCCTTCTGCCATAAATAAGATTCCACTTAGAATTTTGTTTTTCTACGTCGGCGCTTTGATTGTCCTTCTTTGCATCAATCCATGGACACAATTAAACGCAGCGGAAAGTCCTTTCGTTAAAACGTTCAGCTTAATAGGAATACCGCTTGCGGCTGGAATAATTAATTTCGTTGTTCTGACATCTGCGGCATCTGCGTGTAACAGCGGATTGTTTTCAACGAGCCGGATTCTATTTACGTTAAGCAAGAGTGAGCAGGCGCCTCAATCTTTTAAAAAACTGACTAAAAATCATGTGCCTGGAAACGCGCTTTGGATATCTGCCGTTGTCGTTTCAGCGGGAGCGCTCCTGAGTAAGCTGATTCCAGAGCAGGCATTTGGGATTGTAACAACAATCAGTGCGATCTGTTTTATCTGGGTGTGGAGCGTCATCTTAATAAGCCATATTAAATATCGAAAACATCGTTCAGATCTCCACAAAAAGTCAGCATTTAAAGCACCTTTTGCGCCATTCATTAACTATGTGGTACTAGCACTGTTCGGGCTGATTCTAATCGTGTTGCTCGTTGCAGATGCTACTCGTCCGGCTTTATTGCTGACACCATTGTGGTTTATTTTATTATTTGTACTGTATCCAACTAAAAGAAAAACTACGCCATAACTATAAAAAGCACCTAATTCTGACTGCTCTGAAGCAAAAAATTTACTTCAGCCATCTGATTAGGTGCTTTCATTTATCTATTGTTTTATTTTTATATCAAATCGATCAGCGTCCATCACTTTTACCCAAGCTGCGACAAAATCACGTACGAATTTTTCTTTGTTGTCATTCTGTGCATACACTTCAGCTAAAGCGCGAAGCTCTGAGTTAGATCCGAAGACAAGGTCAAAGCGGGAAGCTGTTCGCTTCACTTCTCCTGTCTTACGATCGCGGCCTTCATATTGGTTGAAGCCTGTTGATTTCCACTCAATACCCATGTCGAGCAGGTTCACGAAAAAGTCGTTCGTTAGCGTGCCGACACGGTCTGTGAATACGCCGTGTTTCGTGCCTTGATGGTTTGTCCCAAGAACACGCATACCTCCGAGCAGGACTGTCATTTCAGGAGCAGTCAGACCGAGTAGCTGTGCTTTATCTACGAGCATCTCTTCAGGACTCGTAGAGTATTCTTTCTTCTGATAGTTGCGGAACCCATCAGATACGGGCTCTAACACATCAAATGTATCCGCATCTGTTTGCTCTTGTGTTGCATCACCGCGCCCAGGGGTAAATGGAACCGTCACTTCAAAGCCTGCGTCTTTCGCGGCTTTTTCAATGGCTGCACTTCCACCGAGAACGATTAGATCGGCTAGACTGACTTTCGTGTCGAGCTGATTTTGGAGATCTTGATAGATTCCTAGCACTTTCTCCAGCTGTGCGGGTTCGTTTGCTTCCCAGTCTTTTTGAGGTGCCAAACGAATGCGTGCACCGTTCGCACCTCCGCGCATATCAGAATTGCGGTACGTGCTTGCTGAAGCCCAGGCGGTTTTAACGAGTTCGCTCACCGATAATCCTGCACTCAGAATTTTTTGTTTTAGTTCGGTTATGTCGGATTGTGATAGGTCATAATCCACACTTGGAACAGGGTCTTGCCAGATGAGTTCTTCGTCTGGAACCTCAGGACCTAAGTAACGAACTTTTGGACCCATGTCACGGTGAAGCAATTTGAACCAAGCTCGAGCGAAAGCATCAGCAAACTCATCTGGGTTCTCGTAATAGCGACGAGAAATTTTTTCATAGTCTGGATCCATACGTAAGGCCATATCCGCTGTTGTCATCATTGTTTTCACTTTAATAGATGAATCTTCGGCATCAGGAGCCATGTGCTCTTCCGTCATTTCGACAGGCGTCCATTGGTATGCGCCTGCAGGACTTTTCGTTAACTCCCACTCGTAGCCGAACATTAGGTCGAAGTAGCCGTTATCCCATTTAGTTGGGTTTGATGTCCAAGCACCTTCTACACCACTTGAAATGGTGTCGCGTCCTTTTCCGCTTCCATGTTTGCTCAGCCAACCGAAACCTTGTGTCTCAAGGTCTGCCGCTTCTGGATCGTCCCCAACAAGGGAAGGGTCGCCTGCGCCGTGCGCTTTTCCAAAAGTATGTCCGCCAGCGATAAGGGCAACCGTTTCTTCGTCATTCATCGCCATTCGGTAGAATGTGTCCCGAATATCACGGGCACTTGCGAGTGGATCAGGCTTTCCGTTCGGCCCTTCAGGATTCACATAAATCAGACCCATCTGAACAGCTGCAAGTGGGTCCTCAAGTTCACGATCGCCGGAATAACGGTTGTCCGCTAACCATTCTTTTTCCGTACCCCAGTATACGTCTTCTTCTGCATGCCAAATATCTTCACGTCCGCCAGCAAAACCAAACGTTTTTAAACCCATGGATTCGATAGCTACGTTACCGGTGAAGACAAGTAGATCTGCCCATGAGATCTTGTTGCCGTACTTTTGCTTGATCGGCCATAAAAGACGGCGCGCTTTATCCAAGTTTACGTTATCTGGCCAGCTGTTAAGTGGTGCAAAGCGCTGTGATCCGGATGCGCTCCCTCCGCGTCCGTCAGCCGTGCGGTATGTACCTGCAGCATGCCAAGACATTCGGATAAAGAATGGACCATAGTGACCATAATCCGCTGGCCACCATTCCTGGCTGTCTGTCATCAACGCATGAAGATCCTTTTTCAGCGCGTCGTAATCCAGCTTAGAGAATTCTTCGCGATAATTAAAGTCATCTCCCATAGGATTTGATTTTTTGTAATGTTGGCGAAGAACATTTAAATTTAGCTGGTTCGGCCACCATTCTTTATTTGTCGTACCACGTGGAGCAGTCGACGTTGTAATTGCACTATCTTTGTGGTGAGTTACAGGACATTGGCCTGCAGACGTATGTTCTTTTTGATCGGGCTTATTGTTGTTTTCCATTACAATTCTCCTTCCTTTTTTGGAACACAAAATTGCAAACATTTAAAGCCATGATGAAAAATTTCAGATTATTATGATAGTTATATTATAGTGGACAGACATATGGATTCAAAGCGTAATGCATTTTTATTGATTGTATTTATCCAATTCTATTCAGGGGAGAGATGAAGGGGAATCCTCGTAATTTACACGATCTATTTTGCTTAGCTTAAAGGCAATCAGATTATATAAGAGTCTTTTATTTGAAAAAGATTTGAATATTACAAAAAAATACATATAAATAGGTTTTAGGAACTAGTATACTTAGGGTATATAGTAAATTGGGACCTGTACTACATAGTTCAAAATTAAAAGATTATGAGGGGGGTAAATTTATGAAAAAGTTTTTATCACTAGCTTTATTATGCTTATTGTTAGTAGGGATTGTCACACCTGCTTATGCTGCAGAAGATGACGACATCGCTAAAGCGTTAGAGATGATTGAAAAGACCAACAGAGACATTGATAAGAAGATTGAAAAAGCGGTTCAAGAAGCAGATTCGCTACATGCAAATTATCTTTTAGAGATTCAAAAGTTAGAAGAAGGAGATAACGTAATAAAATTAAATGAAGAGAGGCAAAAAATCCTCTCAGAAATGAATAAATTGAATAGCAATGAACAAGACAAGCTGACTAAGTTAACAGAGAAGCTTGAACAGACAATCGCAAAAATAGATGAAGAAAAATTGCGTATTCAAACTAAGATGGAACAGATTGATAATGAAATAGATGCAGTAACGGCGGAATTAGTCTCATCAGATGATGATTCTAAGAAGTTAAATGATAAATTAGAGAAACTCAATGAAAAGTTAAATAAAAAAAATGATAAGTATGCAGAGAAAACAGACAAGTTTACAAAAGATCTTCAAAAAGTTATAGATGATGTATATAATGAAACGCTAAAAATGTCGGCTGTAGCTATTGAAAAGGCTGCTCAAAAAGGTGTTATCGCTGAATGCAGTTGGAAACTAGTGCGTTTTGCTGATCAATGGGTTTGGATTGATCCTGTAAGAGTAATTAGATTTACTAAAGGAGGATAAAAATATTGAAGTAAACAAGGAATTAGCCTCCCTATAATAGAATTACAGCTAAAGCGAGTCTGAATTAAATAGACTCGCTTTTATTGATGTTTTATAAGGGGGGTATCTCAAATGTCTTTTCACATAGGCAAAAAAGGTTCAACTATTGAAAAGGTGTCTTTCGAGACATTTAATATAGGTCTTCTTGCTCGTGGAGATGGTGTAGATATCATGCTGCAGACAATAGAAGCTAACGAACCTTTTTATGTATATCCCAGCGATAATCCAAACGTAATGGAATTTTTTTATATCCTTAAAGGTGAATTAAGTTGCGAGTTAAATGGACATAAAATACTATTAGGTCCTCAAGATTACTATTATGCGAGTGATCTAGAAGAGCCTGTATATTTTACTGCTATTACTGATGTGGAATATTTATGGGTTATTACGGAACCTACTTTTTATCAATTAAGTGAGAGTGTTACACAGCTGAAAGATATAGTAGACCAAGTAGAAGTAAAAGACAGATATACCTTTAAGCATAGTGAAAGGGTAAGTCTGTATGCTATGCAAATTGCAAAAAAACTAATGCTTCCTAAAGAGAAGTTCGAAACCTTATACATAGCTGCATTGCTACATGATATTGGAAAGATCAATACGCCAACTGAAATATTAACAAAGCCTGAAAAACTAACAGAGGAAGAATTTTCTGTTATAAAACGTCATCCATCAGATGGTGCGAAGATGGTTAAAAACCTCTATTACGAAGGTGTAGCACAAATTATTGAGCAACATCATGAAAGATTGAATGGAAGCGGGTATCCGAAACAAATTAAAGGTGATGAGATTTCTTTAGAAGCACGAATTATAGCGGTAAGTGATACATTTGACGCTATGACAGAAGATCGAGCCTATCGAAAAGCCTATGATGCACAAGCTGCTGTTAATGAACTAATAAGGCTGCAAGAATCTCATTATGATAAAAGTGTTGTTGACGCTTTAATTGAGATTTTGAAAGAAGAAAAGCGGATTTAGTCAATCTAACTTAATAACAGTATGCAAATAACCGCCTATCAACATGAGGTGGTTATTTTTTATGGCTTTCTTAAAAATTTCACTAACAAGATCAAAAAAAGATTGAACATTGAATAACTAGGGTATTTAAAGAAATGATGTGTGTAAAAATATATAAAAAATATAACCCTCAATATACTAGGATCAACAGCTTTTTCAGCAAAGGAGAAAAAAATGAACATACAGTTTGATCAATATAAGCAGTTTGGTATTCGGAAAATTTGGGGAAGTAAAAACCAAACCATTTCTTCCGTCTGCTATGATTCCAGAAACGTAACTCGTAACTCTTCCTTTGTCTGTTTAACAGGAGAAAATGTTGACGGCCATACCTTTATGGAAAGCGCCATTCAAAACGGTGCAGTAGTGGTGGCCGGTGAAAATGAAACTTTACTAAAAGAGGCAAGCAAAAAATACGAGAAGCTAACTTTTCTGCATGTACATGATGCTCGTGTATTCCTGGCTCATTTATCCATTATCTTTAATGAAAACATTCATGAAAAATTAATAACAGTTGGAATTACAGGGACGAACGGTAAAACAACGGTTGCAGCCTACGTGCGATCGTTGATGAATTTGTGTGGACTGCAATCTGGTTCAATCGGAACAACGGGGATGATTACTTCTACAGGGAAATTGAACTTTAGTCAGTCAACCCCTACAACCCCGGAAGCACCTGATCTTCATCAAATCTTTCAGGAATTTGTACAAATTGGAGATCAGCTTGCTGCTATGGAGGTTACATCGGTAGGGATTGAACAAAAAAGAACAGAAGGCATCGATTTTGACGTAGCCATCCATACGAATCTTTCACCAGAACATTTGGAGTTTCATCATACATTTGAAAACTATAAAAATGCGAAGTTAAAGTTGTTTAAACAGGCAAAAAAAGCGGTCGTCAATATAGACGATGAAGGCATGTCAGAAGAAATTTTGAATTGCTTTAAAGGTCCTCTACTTACTTACAGTATGGAAAGTGATAGTGGCGCAGACGTTTTCGCCAGCAATATACAACCGTTAGCAGATGGGACGGCTTTCACCCTGACTGTAAAAAACATAAACTATTTCGTGAAAGTTCCTTTATACGGAACCTATAATATAGCTAACCTGCTGTCAGCCATCTGTACAGGTATGCACGTAGGTATTTCCATTGATGAGATGCTT is from Fictibacillus sp. b24 and encodes:
- the katG gene encoding catalase/peroxidase HPI; translated protein: MENNNKPDQKEHTSAGQCPVTHHKDSAITTSTAPRGTTNKEWWPNQLNLNVLRQHYKKSNPMGDDFNYREEFSKLDYDALKKDLHALMTDSQEWWPADYGHYGPFFIRMSWHAAGTYRTADGRGGSASGSQRFAPLNSWPDNVNLDKARRLLWPIKQKYGNKISWADLLVFTGNVAIESMGLKTFGFAGGREDIWHAEEDVYWGTEKEWLADNRYSGDRELEDPLAAVQMGLIYVNPEGPNGKPDPLASARDIRDTFYRMAMNDEETVALIAGGHTFGKAHGAGDPSLVGDDPEAADLETQGFGWLSKHGSGKGRDTISSGVEGAWTSNPTKWDNGYFDLMFGYEWELTKSPAGAYQWTPVEMTEEHMAPDAEDSSIKVKTMMTTADMALRMDPDYEKISRRYYENPDEFADAFARAWFKLLHRDMGPKVRYLGPEVPDEELIWQDPVPSVDYDLSQSDITELKQKILSAGLSVSELVKTAWASASTYRNSDMRGGANGARIRLAPQKDWEANEPAQLEKVLGIYQDLQNQLDTKVSLADLIVLGGSAAIEKAAKDAGFEVTVPFTPGRGDATQEQTDADTFDVLEPVSDGFRNYQKKEYSTSPEEMLVDKAQLLGLTAPEMTVLLGGMRVLGTNHQGTKHGVFTDRVGTLTNDFFVNLLDMGIEWKSTGFNQYEGRDRKTGEVKRTASRFDLVFGSNSELRALAEVYAQNDNKEKFVRDFVAAWVKVMDADRFDIKIKQ
- a CDS encoding HD domain-containing phosphohydrolase; translated protein: MSFHIGKKGSTIEKVSFETFNIGLLARGDGVDIMLQTIEANEPFYVYPSDNPNVMEFFYILKGELSCELNGHKILLGPQDYYYASDLEEPVYFTAITDVEYLWVITEPTFYQLSESVTQLKDIVDQVEVKDRYTFKHSERVSLYAMQIAKKLMLPKEKFETLYIAALLHDIGKINTPTEILTKPEKLTEEEFSVIKRHPSDGAKMVKNLYYEGVAQIIEQHHERLNGSGYPKQIKGDEISLEARIIAVSDTFDAMTEDRAYRKAYDAQAAVNELIRLQESHYDKSVVDALIEILKEEKRI
- a CDS encoding UDP-N-acetylmuramoyl-L-alanyl-D-glutamate--2,6-diaminopimelate ligase gives rise to the protein MNIQFDQYKQFGIRKIWGSKNQTISSVCYDSRNVTRNSSFVCLTGENVDGHTFMESAIQNGAVVVAGENETLLKEASKKYEKLTFLHVHDARVFLAHLSIIFNENIHEKLITVGITGTNGKTTVAAYVRSLMNLCGLQSGSIGTTGMITSTGKLNFSQSTPTTPEAPDLHQIFQEFVQIGDQLAAMEVTSVGIEQKRTEGIDFDVAIHTNLSPEHLEFHHTFENYKNAKLKLFKQAKKAVVNIDDEGMSEEILNCFKGPLLTYSMESDSGADVFASNIQPLADGTAFTLTVKNINYFVKVPLYGTYNIANLLSAICTGMHVGISIDEMLRMLPEITGPEGRFEIIHKQNRKIILDYAHTPVALQNLVTEVKKLPYKRLIVLVMGIGIRDKEKMPKMAETIENQADEIVVSVDHPGYHDPREIVGLVMKGFKNPHASNIHSELTRHDAVIKALSLSNEGDIVLLTSGCINGAQIIKGEKIPHSDKDIIAEFFRSKEVAKSRRLIVFSKIKWAAHQERNIL